The DNA window TGCAATAACTACGCAACAAGGAATTAACCGCCGATGCAAGCGCTTAACACCACCAGTTTGACCTTGAGTGACAACCGACTTTTGATCCTCGATCAGCAGGCTTTACCGCAGGAAAAACAGTGGCGCAGCTGCGACAGCGTGGAAGAACTGGTCGATCATATCCTTACCCTGCGAGTTCGGGGGGCACCGCTTATCGGCCTGTCCGCCAGTCTGTTGTTGGCCTTGCTGGCAGAGCGCGGCGTGCCGCGCAAAGAACTGGAACAGGCACTAATCACTCTGCGTGCCTCGCGGCCGACGGCAGTCAACCTGATGAATAATCTGGATCGCATGAAGCTGGCATTGGCACAGCCGCAATGGGTACCTGCGATGGTGGAAGAAGCGCAGCGGTTGGTGGAGGAAGACCGAAAATTGTGCGATCGCATTGCCGATCACGGTGCCGAACTGGTGAAACCCGGCAGCCGTCTGCTGACCCACTGCAATACCGGGGGCCTGGCTACCGCCGGTATCGGTACCGCTATTGGCGTACTGTTGCGTGCTCATCAGCAGGGCAAAGTACAGCAAGTGTGGGTCGATGAAACGCGTCCGCTATTGCAGGGCGGCCGGCTGACCGCCTGGGAGCTGGGTGAACTGGGTATCCCCTACCGGTTGATTTGTGACTCCATGGCGGCCAGTCTGATGGCGCAGGGCCAGGTAGACGCCGTATGGGTGGGGGCCGATCGCATCGCTGCCAACGGTGACGTCGCCAACAAGATTGGCACCTATAGCCTGGCGGTACTGGCGCACTATCACCACATTCCATTCTACGTCGCCGCACCGCACACCACTCACGATCCGCATTGCCCGAACGGGGCTGCGATCCCGATTGAACAACGGGCCGCAGTTGAAGTGACCGGTGTCACCGGCAGCTTTGGCTCATGTCAGTGGGCACCTGTCGATGCCCCGGTTTATAACCCGGCGTTTGACGTGACACCGGCGGCATTGATTAGCGGTTGGGTCTTCGACAGCGGCGTGATCACGCCACAGCAGGTCAGTGAAGGGATTTTTCAGCGGGCGTTAGGTTAACGTCCGCGTTATAGCGCTCAGTCGAGACGCGGGTAGGCATCGGCGATGTTATCGCCGGTGAAATGCGCCACCCAGCCTTCCGGGTTATCGAACACGCGGATCGCAGTGAAATTCGGTGCTGAGCCCATATCGAACCAATGGCGGGTATTGGCCGGCACCGAGATCAGATCGTTCTTCTCACACAAGATCTGGAAGATCTTGCCATCCAGATGCAGGCAGAACAGCCCGGCCCCCTCGACAAAGAAACGCACTTCATCTTCACCGTGGGTATGCTCGGACAAAAATTTGCTGCGCAACACTTCGCGCTGGGCATTATCCGGACGCATGCTGATCACATCCCAACTCTGGTAGCCCTTCTCCGCCACCAGCCGGTCGATCTGATGCTGATAGGCGGCGATCACGACGGCCGGATCCGGGTTTTCACCCAGTTCACGATCCGCCTGCCAGCGTTC is part of the Serratia quinivorans genome and encodes:
- the mtnA gene encoding Methylthioribose-1-phosphate isomerase, translating into MQALNTTSLTLSDNRLLILDQQALPQEKQWRSCDSVEELVDHILTLRVRGAPLIGLSASLLLALLAERGVPRKELEQALITLRASRPTAVNLMNNLDRMKLALAQPQWVPAMVEEAQRLVEEDRKLCDRIADHGAELVKPGSRLLTHCNTGGLATAGIGTAIGVLLRAHQQGKVQQVWVDETRPLLQGGRLTAWELGELGIPYRLICDSMAASLMAQGQVDAVWVGADRIAANGDVANKIGTYSLAVLAHYHHIPFYVAAPHTTHDPHCPNGAAIPIEQRAAVEVTGVTGSFGSCQWAPVDAPVYNPAFDVTPAALISGWVFDSGVITPQQVSEGIFQRALG
- the mtnD gene encoding Acireductone dioxygenase (Fe(2+)-requiring), with the protein product MSGLTIFSDQEPQQPLWQSRDAQAIGQQLAQIGVRFERWQADRELGENPDPAVVIAAYQHQIDRLVAEKGYQSWDVISMRPDNAQREVLRSKFLSEHTHGEDEVRFFVEGAGLFCLHLDGKIFQILCEKNDLISVPANTRHWFDMGSAPNFTAIRVFDNPEGWVAHFTGDNIADAYPRLD